The following proteins are encoded in a genomic region of Iodidimonas sp. SYSU 1G8:
- a CDS encoding sulfite reductase subunit alpha, protein MMSRIALPASTLLLAASLAILVWMACLQASPDNVHAALLVAVAYAAFCAVTLLRHRRRIAGRAFIAAPADSAGSLLIAHASQTGQAEELARRTAEALRDEGMPVRVDPLGRVEAAGLEIAKRVLFVVSTTGEGDAPDSAARFTRQVLGREADLRELRYGLLSLGDRSYNHFCGFGRSLEAWLRQQGATPLFDTVEVDNGDAGALRHWQYHMGLLSGSSRMKDWQPAHYGRWRLAERRLLNPGSLGGEVFHVALEPLDGQPSWAAGDIAEIGPRDPLDPEAPQPHREYSIASLPTDGRVELLVRRMDHPDGRPGLGSGWLTRHAPLGSAIDMRIRTNRSFHAPPEDVPLILIGNGTGLAGLRSHLKARLAAGRRRNWLIFGERSRAHDFFYEHEIESWRSRGWLDRLDLAFSRDQPERLYVQHRLAEAADQLRRWVDEGAAIYVCGSLIGMASGVAAVLEETLGQDVLDTLAADGRYRRDVY, encoded by the coding sequence ATGATGAGCCGTATCGCGCTTCCCGCCAGTACCCTGCTTCTGGCCGCCTCTCTTGCGATCCTCGTCTGGATGGCATGTCTGCAGGCATCGCCCGACAATGTCCATGCGGCCCTGCTCGTCGCCGTCGCCTATGCCGCGTTCTGCGCCGTGACGTTGCTGCGGCATCGGCGGCGGATCGCCGGCCGGGCCTTCATCGCCGCGCCGGCGGACAGCGCCGGCTCCCTGCTGATCGCCCATGCCAGCCAGACGGGACAAGCCGAGGAGTTGGCCCGCCGCACCGCCGAGGCGCTGCGGGACGAGGGCATGCCCGTGCGCGTCGACCCTCTCGGCCGCGTCGAGGCCGCCGGGCTCGAAATCGCGAAGAGGGTCCTGTTCGTCGTCAGCACCACCGGCGAGGGTGATGCCCCCGACAGCGCCGCGCGGTTCACCCGCCAAGTCCTGGGCCGCGAGGCGGACCTGCGGGAGCTGCGCTATGGCCTGCTGTCCCTGGGCGACCGGAGCTACAACCATTTCTGCGGCTTCGGCAGGAGCCTTGAGGCGTGGCTGCGCCAGCAGGGCGCGACGCCGCTGTTCGACACGGTGGAAGTGGACAACGGAGATGCCGGCGCGCTGCGACACTGGCAGTATCACATGGGTCTGCTCAGCGGCAGCAGTCGCATGAAGGACTGGCAACCGGCGCATTATGGACGCTGGCGCCTCGCGGAACGCCGCCTGCTCAACCCGGGAAGCCTGGGCGGCGAGGTCTTTCACGTCGCGCTGGAGCCGCTTGATGGTCAACCCTCATGGGCGGCGGGCGACATCGCCGAAATCGGCCCGCGCGATCCTCTCGACCCCGAAGCACCGCAACCCCACAGGGAATATTCCATCGCCTCGCTGCCTACCGATGGCCGCGTCGAACTGCTGGTCCGGCGCATGGACCATCCGGACGGTAGGCCCGGCCTCGGCTCCGGCTGGCTGACCCGCCATGCCCCGCTTGGCAGCGCCATAGACATGCGCATCCGGACAAACCGGTCTTTCCATGCGCCGCCGGAGGATGTCCCGCTGATCCTGATCGGCAATGGCACCGGTCTTGCCGGTCTTCGTTCGCACCTCAAGGCGCGGCTCGCTGCGGGACGGCGGCGGAACTGGCTCATCTTCGGCGAACGCTCGCGCGCCCATGATTTCTTTTATGAACACGAAATCGAGTCCTGGCGGTCGCGAGGCTGGCTCGACCGGCTGGATCTCGCTTTCTCCCGCGATCAACCGGAGCGTCTTTACGTCCAGCATCGCCTGGCCGAGGCGGCGGACCAGTTGCGGCGCTGGGTGGACGAAGGCGCCGCGATTTATGTGTGCGGCAGCCTGATCGGGATGGCCTCGGGCGTCGCCGCCGTTCTGGAAGAAACGCTTGGCCAGGACGTTCTCGACACCCTCGCCGCCGATGGGCGCTACCGGCGCGACGTCTACTGA
- a CDS encoding VOC family protein: MSTYPIFQYAYYVNDLEESINKWAKLYYAGPFVMVPHHKTDKFHYRGTDTEADVSYAFGYLGDMMIQFIQQHDDKPSIYRDMYKAGEEGYHHLGLLVHDFEAEYKRLQDAGFVDACRLYADEVDACYFDTRSLNGGFTELHGDPKNILGIFAQWKRAHELFRPGDNPILVL, translated from the coding sequence ATGTCGACATATCCGATCTTTCAGTACGCGTACTATGTGAACGACCTGGAAGAATCGATCAACAAATGGGCGAAGCTCTACTATGCGGGCCCCTTCGTGATGGTGCCGCATCACAAGACGGACAAGTTCCATTATCGCGGCACGGATACCGAAGCGGACGTCTCCTATGCCTTCGGCTATCTGGGCGACATGATGATCCAGTTCATCCAGCAGCATGACGACAAGCCGTCGATCTATCGCGACATGTACAAGGCGGGCGAGGAAGGCTACCACCATCTCGGCCTGCTGGTTCATGACTTCGAGGCCGAGTACAAGCGCCTGCAGGACGCCGGTTTCGTCGACGCCTGCCGTCTGTACGCGGACGAAGTGGACGCCTGCTATTTCGACACCCGGTCGCTGAATGGCGGTTTCACCGAACTGCACGGCGATCCCAAGAACATCCTGGGCATCTTCGCCCAGTGGAAGCGGGCGCACGAGCTGTTCCGCCCGGGAGACAATCCCATCCTCGTGCTTTAG
- a CDS encoding efflux transporter outer membrane subunit: MMHRLTRILLIGASSAALAACGAAATRPLPTAELQQSWEGTPDGAAISEAPPIAWWREFDDPVLDRLIETAESRNLDLRLAQSRVAEARALRKGARAELFPELTGGGDAERSRTRPRNQAANPGPTRTENTFGLSLGASWEADLFGRLQSEARAASADLEATEADRDAVRLTLLAEVARTYLEYRLYQAQAGLAQKNADAQGGTVRITRARFDQGMSSRFDLERIIAQQSTTRAAVPQAREQAESARHRLVLLLATTPEQLNGMMPPDSPMPDADPVAVLATPTQVVALRPDVRAAERRLLAASERVRAAQALRYPQITLSGLLGVESARVGDLFSPGTRVWSAGASLLQPLFDFGRIRAAIDAADARQEQAYLDYELTVRTALQEAQTAIVLYTEGVIRQRELGNAVTAAAKAAELANRQYKEGTLSLLEVLDAERALYEAETQWTSATADVALRLVSLYQTMGIVPPATPTLAAGG; this comes from the coding sequence ATGATGCACCGTCTCACCCGCATCCTGCTGATCGGCGCGTCCAGCGCGGCTCTTGCCGCCTGCGGCGCCGCCGCGACCCGGCCGCTGCCGACCGCCGAGTTGCAGCAATCCTGGGAAGGAACGCCCGATGGCGCCGCCATTTCAGAGGCGCCGCCCATCGCCTGGTGGCGGGAGTTCGACGATCCGGTTCTCGACCGCCTCATCGAAACGGCCGAGAGCCGCAATCTCGACCTGAGGCTCGCACAATCCCGCGTGGCCGAGGCGCGCGCACTGCGCAAAGGCGCGAGGGCCGAGCTGTTTCCCGAACTGACCGGCGGCGGCGATGCCGAACGCAGCCGCACCCGTCCCCGCAATCAGGCCGCCAATCCTGGCCCGACACGCACCGAAAACACCTTCGGCCTGTCGCTGGGCGCCAGCTGGGAAGCCGACCTCTTCGGCCGCCTCCAGAGCGAGGCGCGCGCGGCCAGCGCCGATCTCGAGGCGACCGAGGCGGACCGCGACGCGGTGCGCCTGACCCTGCTGGCGGAAGTGGCGCGGACCTACCTGGAATACCGCCTCTATCAGGCCCAGGCCGGCCTCGCCCAGAAGAACGCCGACGCCCAGGGCGGCACGGTGCGCATCACCCGCGCCCGCTTCGACCAGGGCATGTCGAGCCGCTTCGACCTGGAACGCATCATCGCCCAGCAATCGACCACCCGCGCGGCGGTACCGCAGGCGCGCGAGCAGGCCGAATCGGCGCGCCACCGGCTGGTCCTGCTGCTGGCGACCACGCCGGAACAGTTGAACGGCATGATGCCGCCGGACAGCCCCATGCCCGACGCCGATCCCGTCGCCGTGCTCGCCACGCCAACCCAGGTCGTCGCCCTGCGTCCCGATGTTCGGGCCGCCGAGCGCCGTCTGCTGGCGGCCTCGGAACGGGTTCGCGCGGCCCAGGCGCTGCGCTATCCGCAGATCACGCTGTCCGGCCTTCTGGGCGTCGAAAGCGCCCGCGTCGGCGACCTGTTCTCGCCCGGCACCCGCGTCTGGTCGGCCGGCGCGTCGCTCCTCCAGCCCCTGTTCGACTTCGGCCGCATCCGTGCCGCCATCGACGCCGCCGACGCGCGTCAGGAACAGGCCTATCTCGACTACGAGCTCACCGTGCGCACCGCGCTTCAGGAAGCGCAGACCGCGATCGTGCTCTACACCGAAGGCGTCATCCGGCAGCGCGAGCTGGGCAACGCCGTCACGGCGGCCGCCAAGGCCGCGGAACTGGCCAACCGTCAGTACAAGGAAGGGACCCTGTCGCTGCTCGAGGTCCTGGACGCCGAGCGGGCGCTTTACGAGGCGGAAACCCAATGGACGTCGGCCACCGCGGACGTGGCGCTGCGCCTGGTATCGCTCTATCAGACCATGGGCATCGTGCCGCCGGCGACACCGACACTAGCAGCGGGAGGCTGA
- a CDS encoding FAD:protein FMN transferase, giving the protein MTRQVLVPLELSPVQPPQGAVRTLRGLTMGTSWTVRIVASDAAPIDRLGAGIQRQLDRVVDQMSTWEPGSALSRFNATVGEWRTLPFELFTVLDHALALAEESGGAYDPTTGPLVNLWGFGPEGSRRDPPDRQAILTTRARIGWNRIELDRATGRARQPGGCYVDLSGIAKGYAVDLVGDWLREQGISDFLVEVGGELLGAGVKPNGQPWWVALEAPPGAGAIPESLVALHGLSAATSGDYRKFFESDGLRFSHTLDPRTGHPVANGLASVTVLHPRCMLADAMATALTVMGPREGFDFARARGIAARFLVRTADNFHQRMTPALAAMLD; this is encoded by the coding sequence ATGACCCGACAGGTTCTCGTTCCCCTGGAGCTCTCGCCCGTCCAGCCGCCCCAAGGCGCGGTGCGGACGTTGCGTGGCCTGACCATGGGCACGAGCTGGACGGTCAGGATCGTCGCCTCGGATGCCGCGCCGATCGACCGGCTCGGCGCGGGCATCCAGCGGCAGCTTGACCGGGTCGTCGACCAGATGAGCACGTGGGAGCCGGGCTCGGCTCTCAGCCGCTTTAACGCCACCGTCGGCGAGTGGCGCACGCTGCCCTTCGAGCTGTTCACCGTGCTCGATCACGCGCTTGCGCTCGCGGAAGAGAGCGGCGGCGCCTACGATCCGACAACGGGACCGCTGGTCAATCTGTGGGGTTTCGGCCCGGAAGGCAGCCGCCGCGACCCACCGGACCGGCAGGCGATTTTGACGACGCGCGCCCGCATCGGCTGGAACCGGATCGAACTCGACCGGGCCACCGGCCGTGCCCGTCAGCCGGGCGGCTGCTATGTGGACCTCTCCGGCATCGCCAAGGGCTATGCCGTCGATCTGGTCGGCGACTGGCTGCGCGAGCAGGGCATCAGCGATTTCCTCGTCGAGGTCGGCGGCGAACTCCTCGGCGCGGGCGTCAAGCCAAACGGCCAACCCTGGTGGGTGGCGCTGGAGGCACCGCCCGGCGCCGGGGCCATCCCGGAAAGCTTGGTCGCGCTCCACGGCCTGTCGGCTGCCACGTCGGGCGACTACCGCAAATTCTTTGAAAGCGATGGCCTGCGCTTCTCGCACACCCTCGACCCCCGGACCGGCCATCCGGTGGCGAACGGTCTGGCCAGCGTGACCGTGCTCCACCCGCGCTGCATGCTGGCCGACGCCATGGCGACGGCTCTGACCGTCATGGGTCCGCGGGAAGGTTTCGACTTCGCCCGGGCCCGCGGCATCGCGGCCCGCTTCCTCGTCCGTACCGCCGACAACTTTCACCAGCGGATGACACCCGCGCTGGCGGCCATGCTCGATTGA
- a CDS encoding efflux RND transporter periplasmic adaptor subunit — MNKSVVQSSRGKLIAAILAVLAIIAIAWWLLSGGEEAPPPPPPVPVSVMKAENRDVPHLASGIGTVESLANVTLRPQVEGVLAEVLFQEGQQVKKGQLLARIDDRPLAAALAQAQAEKARNEAQLRSAEQDLTRYTNLLKEEAISRQTVEQQEALVGQLRAAVRANDAAIAAAQVQMSFTRITSPVSGRIGLRRVDAGNLVRTSDTEGIVTVTQMAPISVVFSLPQTLVPQIQPLMNAEGGAPVIAFNRENGTRLAEGRMTMLDNQIDPTTGTIKLRAEFDNADGALWPGQFVTIQLRVGLTTGAVTVSPKAVKQGLDGSFVFRVTDGKAQVVPVTTGYASNDAIVITKGLAAGDTVVSDGQSRLRDGAPVRVAGAPKDGAAAVSEKTP; from the coding sequence ATGAACAAGTCCGTCGTCCAATCGTCCCGGGGGAAACTGATCGCGGCCATCCTGGCCGTGCTCGCCATCATCGCCATCGCATGGTGGCTGCTGAGCGGAGGCGAGGAAGCCCCGCCCCCGCCGCCGCCTGTCCCGGTCAGCGTGATGAAGGCCGAGAACCGGGATGTCCCGCATCTGGCGAGCGGCATCGGCACCGTCGAGTCCCTGGCGAACGTGACTCTGCGTCCGCAGGTGGAAGGCGTCCTCGCCGAGGTGCTGTTCCAGGAAGGTCAGCAGGTCAAGAAGGGCCAGCTTCTGGCGCGGATCGACGACCGCCCCCTCGCGGCCGCCCTTGCCCAGGCGCAGGCGGAGAAGGCGCGCAACGAAGCGCAATTACGCTCCGCCGAACAGGATTTGACCCGGTACACCAACCTGCTCAAGGAAGAAGCGATCTCTCGCCAGACGGTGGAGCAGCAGGAAGCCCTTGTTGGGCAATTGCGCGCCGCGGTCCGCGCCAATGACGCGGCGATCGCCGCCGCGCAGGTGCAGATGTCGTTCACCCGGATCACGTCGCCGGTAAGCGGCCGTATCGGCCTGCGCCGGGTCGATGCCGGCAATCTGGTACGCACCTCCGATACCGAGGGTATCGTCACGGTCACGCAGATGGCGCCGATTTCGGTTGTATTCTCGCTGCCGCAGACGCTGGTGCCGCAGATCCAGCCGCTGATGAACGCCGAGGGCGGAGCGCCGGTCATCGCCTTCAACCGCGAAAACGGCACGCGCCTCGCCGAGGGGCGCATGACCATGCTGGACAATCAGATCGATCCGACGACCGGGACGATCAAACTGCGCGCCGAATTCGACAATGCGGATGGCGCCCTCTGGCCCGGCCAGTTCGTCACCATCCAGCTGCGCGTCGGTCTGACGACCGGCGCGGTCACCGTATCGCCGAAAGCGGTGAAACAGGGTCTGGACGGCTCGTTCGTGTTCCGTGTCACCGATGGCAAGGCGCAGGTCGTTCCCGTGACGACCGGATACGCCAGCAACGACGCGATCGTGATCACCAAGGGTCTCGCCGCTGGCGACACTGTCGTGTCGGACGGCCAGTCCCGGCTCCGCGACGGCGCACCCGTCAGGGTCGCCGGCGCGCCGAAGGACGGCGCTGCCGCCGTGTCGGAGAAGACGCCATGA
- a CDS encoding heavy metal response regulator transcription factor codes for MRILIVEDEVKTAEYLHRGLVEQGYTVDVAHTGIDGRHLALTSDYDVLVLDVMLPGIDGFEVLRAVRAEKQTPVIMLTARDLVDDRVRGLREGADDYLVKPFSFLELVARLQALTRRGRAQDPVQLRIGDLYVDLLSRKAFRDSKRLDLTAKEFSLLAVLGRRQGEILSKTAIAELVWDINFDTNTNVVEVAVKRLRDKLDGPFEQKLLHTIRGMGYVLEVREETA; via the coding sequence ATGCGCATCCTGATCGTCGAGGACGAGGTCAAGACGGCCGAATACCTGCACCGCGGCCTGGTGGAACAGGGCTACACCGTCGATGTGGCCCATACTGGCATCGACGGCCGGCATCTGGCGCTGACGAGCGATTACGACGTCCTGGTGCTCGATGTCATGCTGCCCGGAATCGATGGTTTCGAGGTGCTGCGCGCCGTGCGGGCCGAAAAGCAGACCCCCGTCATCATGCTGACGGCGCGCGATCTGGTCGATGATCGGGTGCGCGGCCTGCGCGAGGGCGCCGACGATTACCTCGTCAAACCGTTCTCCTTTCTCGAACTGGTCGCCCGACTGCAGGCGCTGACCCGGCGCGGCCGGGCGCAGGACCCCGTCCAATTGCGCATCGGCGATCTTTATGTGGACTTGCTCAGCCGCAAGGCCTTCCGCGACAGCAAGCGGCTCGACCTCACCGCCAAGGAATTCTCGCTGCTCGCCGTCCTCGGACGCCGTCAGGGCGAGATCCTGTCCAAGACGGCGATCGCCGAACTGGTCTGGGACATCAATTTCGACACCAACACCAATGTGGTCGAGGTCGCCGTGAAGCGGCTGCGCGACAAGCTCGACGGACCTTTCGAGCAGAAGCTGCTGCATACCATCCGGGGCATGGGCTATGTGCTCGAGGTGCGAGAGGAAACCGCGTGA
- a CDS encoding amidohydrolase family protein produces MRLLSDREKAELALAESHGFPGPIPTQIVSSDEFAPIPQTPAQREVEVRLREMSDALARKHGMSRRQFFATASGMAAAFLAMNQVFGPLFGVSAAEAATPEMADDRAKTLSGQFILDGHTHFLRDDTRLDTFVRMREAVGKSGWNPALAGKPQTIADLKFDNYMREIFLDSDTKVALISSAPSEVPEDWFLTNPMTAAARARVNADAGSRRMLSHAIFTPGMPGWLEEVDRAIAEDKPDSFKGYTIGDNTHKDLSRHPWRMDDETLAYAAYERFAKAGLTNVCVHKGLFPPSVEKQFPKLRRHADVSDVAKAAKDWPQLNFIIYHAGYRFPGGGTPEDAMAEFDRTGRIDWVSDLAEIPARHGVGNVYADLGQVFAMTAVSQPRLAAAILGQLIKGLGADKVVWGTDAVWTGSPQWQIEGLRRLEIPEDMREKYGFAPLGTAQGSVKSAILGGNSARLYRYDPTEAAWETDRLAQRKELHLAQGENRSNLRYGYIARA; encoded by the coding sequence ATGCGTCTGCTCAGTGACCGGGAAAAAGCCGAACTGGCCCTCGCTGAATCGCACGGCTTCCCGGGCCCGATTCCCACGCAGATCGTATCCAGCGACGAATTCGCGCCGATCCCCCAGACGCCGGCGCAGCGCGAGGTCGAGGTCAGGCTGCGCGAGATGAGCGACGCCCTCGCACGCAAGCACGGCATGTCCCGGCGCCAGTTCTTCGCGACGGCCAGCGGCATGGCGGCGGCGTTCCTGGCCATGAACCAGGTCTTCGGCCCCCTGTTCGGTGTCTCCGCCGCCGAGGCCGCGACGCCCGAGATGGCCGACGATCGCGCGAAGACCTTGTCGGGCCAGTTCATTCTCGACGGTCACACCCATTTCCTGCGCGACGATACGCGTCTCGATACCTTCGTGCGCATGCGCGAGGCGGTCGGCAAATCCGGCTGGAACCCGGCGCTGGCTGGCAAGCCCCAGACCATCGCCGATCTGAAGTTCGACAACTACATGCGCGAAATCTTTCTCGACAGCGACACCAAGGTGGCCCTGATCAGCAGCGCGCCCTCCGAGGTTCCCGAGGACTGGTTCCTCACCAATCCCATGACGGCGGCGGCCCGGGCCCGTGTCAACGCCGACGCCGGATCCCGCCGCATGCTGTCGCACGCCATCTTTACCCCGGGCATGCCAGGCTGGCTCGAAGAAGTCGACCGGGCCATCGCCGAGGACAAGCCGGATTCCTTCAAGGGCTATACCATCGGCGACAACACCCACAAGGATCTGAGCCGCCATCCCTGGCGCATGGACGACGAGACATTGGCCTACGCCGCCTATGAGCGTTTCGCCAAGGCGGGACTGACCAATGTCTGCGTGCACAAGGGCTTGTTCCCGCCCTCGGTCGAGAAGCAGTTTCCTAAATTGCGCCGCCATGCCGACGTGAGCGACGTGGCGAAGGCGGCGAAGGACTGGCCTCAGCTCAACTTCATCATCTATCACGCCGGCTACCGGTTCCCTGGCGGCGGCACGCCCGAGGACGCCATGGCCGAGTTCGACCGGACCGGACGGATCGACTGGGTCAGCGATCTCGCCGAAATTCCGGCCCGCCACGGTGTCGGGAACGTCTATGCTGACCTGGGGCAAGTGTTCGCCATGACCGCCGTCAGCCAGCCGCGTCTCGCCGCCGCTATCCTGGGGCAACTGATCAAGGGTCTGGGCGCGGACAAGGTGGTCTGGGGCACGGACGCGGTTTGGACAGGATCGCCGCAATGGCAGATCGAAGGGTTGAGGCGGCTTGAGATTCCCGAGGACATGCGCGAAAAGTATGGCTTCGCGCCGTTGGGGACGGCGCAGGGGTCTGTCAAATCCGCGATACTGGGAGGAAACTCGGCACGGCTCTACCGGTATGACCCTACCGAAGCGGCGTGGGAGACTGACAGGCTTGCCCAGAGGAAAGAACTCCACCTTGCCCAAGGCGAAAACCGGTCCAACTTGCGCTACGGCTATATTGCCCGTGCCTGA
- a CDS encoding multidrug efflux RND transporter permease subunit yields the protein MTSKTGLSIWFIRHPIATFLLSLAVVALGLVAFPQLPIAPLPQAEFPTLSISARLPGASPETMASAVATPLESELSSVPGITEMTSTSALGSTSITLQFALTKDIDTAAQEVQAAINSVSGRLPADMPSLPTWRKVNPADAPVLILSVQSKLMPLTELSDLADTLINRQISQIDGVGEIFFTGQKKPAMRIQASPEKLAGYGLTMADLRGVIQRASVNQAKGAIYGADRVSTIETNDQIFDPEEYERLPVAYRDGRPILLGSVAKVTFGAENDYVQAWQYGEPGVNFIIRRQPDANIVATVDRIMAALPAIRASLPASVEVEVLNDRTRTIRSTLHEVEITLGVTAVLVVLVMGLFLRQLSATLIVGAVLGVALVSTCAAMFMLGFSLNNLTLVALVIAVGFIVDDAIVVIENIHRHLEAGESMLQAAIKGSAEIGFTVISISFSLIAAFIPLLFMGGIVGRLFSEFALTVTAAILLSVVASLTLAPMLASRFMKALPHQETRKDGFSEKLLKKYERGITWVLAHQRTMLVVFGITVSMAIASYVFVPKGFFPLQDTGFVFGTTQAADDVSYDDMVEKHKQLAEIVGKDPAILRFGMAVGPTAGSTNLANGRFFIVLKDPGDRDVDAEEFIARLRPQVSQIPGIQLILRSAQDINIGAGFGKAQYLYVLRGNDSDELGLWANRLTERLSQIPGLTDVSNDLQMGAAVTRLTIDRTAAARFGITAEDIDQVLYDAYGQRQISEFQTEINQYKVILEISPEQRASAQSLDYFYLRSPLTGQMVPLSSIATVEPPEAGPVQITHDGMFPSVNVSFNLAKGTALGDAVKLVEEAQIEMGMPTTITGSFRGSAEAFQSSLASQPFLILAALLAVYIILGVLYESFVHPLTILSTLPSAGIGAILFLWVMGFDFSIMAMIGLVLLIGIVKKNGILMIDFALDAQRTRGLPPEEAIKEACLVRFRPIMMTSIAAAIGAVPLMLGLGTGSELRQPLGIAVIGGLLVSQALTLFSTPVIYLTLDRLFHGADKRTDPTIGTPQSLTP from the coding sequence ATGACATCCAAGACCGGACTGTCGATCTGGTTCATTCGCCATCCGATCGCGACGTTCTTGCTGTCGCTGGCCGTCGTGGCGCTGGGCCTGGTCGCCTTTCCGCAATTGCCCATCGCGCCACTGCCGCAGGCCGAATTTCCGACCTTGAGCATCAGCGCGCGGCTTCCCGGCGCAAGCCCCGAGACCATGGCCTCGGCCGTGGCGACGCCGCTTGAATCCGAACTCAGCTCGGTGCCCGGCATCACCGAGATGACCTCCACCAGCGCGCTGGGCAGCACCAGCATCACCCTTCAGTTCGCGCTGACCAAGGACATCGACACCGCCGCGCAGGAAGTCCAGGCCGCCATCAATTCGGTGTCCGGCCGCCTGCCCGCCGACATGCCCAGCCTGCCCACATGGCGCAAGGTCAACCCGGCCGATGCGCCCGTGCTGATCCTCAGCGTCCAGTCCAAGCTGATGCCGCTGACAGAGCTGAGCGATCTGGCCGACACGCTGATCAACCGCCAGATCAGCCAGATCGACGGCGTCGGCGAGATTTTCTTCACCGGCCAGAAAAAGCCGGCCATGCGCATTCAGGCCTCGCCCGAAAAGCTCGCTGGCTACGGCCTGACCATGGCCGACCTGCGCGGCGTCATCCAGCGTGCCAGCGTCAATCAGGCCAAAGGCGCCATCTACGGCGCCGACCGGGTCTCGACCATCGAGACCAACGACCAGATTTTCGATCCCGAGGAATATGAACGCCTGCCTGTCGCCTACCGCGACGGCAGACCGATCCTGCTCGGGAGCGTCGCCAAGGTGACGTTCGGCGCCGAAAACGACTACGTTCAGGCGTGGCAGTATGGCGAGCCGGGCGTCAACTTCATCATCCGCCGCCAGCCGGACGCCAACATCGTGGCCACCGTCGATCGCATCATGGCGGCCCTGCCGGCGATCCGCGCCAGTCTGCCGGCCAGCGTCGAGGTGGAAGTCCTCAATGACCGAACCCGCACGATCCGTTCGACCCTGCACGAGGTCGAAATCACCTTGGGCGTCACAGCCGTGCTGGTCGTGCTGGTCATGGGCCTGTTCCTGCGGCAACTATCGGCCACCCTCATCGTCGGCGCGGTTCTGGGCGTCGCGCTGGTATCCACCTGCGCCGCCATGTTCATGCTGGGATTCAGTCTGAACAATCTGACCTTGGTCGCGCTCGTCATTGCCGTGGGATTCATCGTCGACGACGCCATCGTCGTCATAGAAAACATCCACCGACATCTGGAAGCCGGCGAATCCATGCTCCAGGCCGCCATCAAGGGATCGGCCGAGATCGGCTTCACCGTCATCTCCATCAGCTTCTCGCTGATCGCCGCCTTCATTCCGCTGCTGTTCATGGGCGGCATCGTCGGCCGGCTGTTCAGCGAGTTCGCGCTCACCGTCACCGCGGCGATCCTGTTGTCGGTGGTCGCGTCGCTGACGCTGGCGCCCATGCTGGCCTCGCGTTTCATGAAAGCCCTGCCGCATCAGGAGACACGCAAGGACGGCTTCTCGGAGAAGCTGCTGAAGAAGTACGAGCGCGGCATCACCTGGGTGCTCGCCCACCAGCGGACCATGCTGGTCGTCTTCGGCATCACCGTCAGCATGGCCATCGCGAGCTACGTGTTCGTGCCCAAGGGCTTCTTTCCCTTGCAGGACACCGGTTTCGTCTTCGGCACGACACAGGCCGCCGATGACGTGTCCTATGACGACATGGTGGAAAAGCACAAGCAGCTGGCCGAGATCGTCGGCAAGGATCCGGCGATCCTGAGGTTCGGCATGGCGGTCGGACCGACCGCCGGCAGCACCAATCTGGCCAATGGCCGTTTCTTCATCGTCCTCAAGGACCCCGGCGACCGCGACGTGGACGCCGAGGAATTCATCGCGCGCCTGCGCCCCCAGGTGTCGCAGATCCCGGGTATTCAGCTGATCCTGCGCTCGGCCCAGGACATCAACATCGGCGCCGGCTTCGGCAAGGCGCAGTATCTCTATGTGCTGCGCGGCAACGACAGCGACGAGCTTGGCCTGTGGGCGAACCGCCTCACCGAACGATTGTCGCAGATCCCGGGACTGACCGATGTGTCCAACGATCTGCAGATGGGCGCCGCCGTCACCCGCCTCACCATCGACCGCACCGCCGCCGCGCGCTTCGGCATCACCGCCGAGGATATCGATCAGGTCCTTTACGACGCCTATGGCCAGCGCCAGATCAGCGAGTTCCAGACCGAGATCAACCAGTACAAGGTCATCCTGGAGATCAGTCCGGAGCAGCGCGCCTCCGCCCAGAGCCTGGACTATTTCTACCTGCGCTCGCCGCTCACCGGCCAGATGGTGCCGCTTTCGTCCATCGCCACCGTCGAGCCGCCCGAGGCGGGACCGGTGCAGATCACCCATGACGGCATGTTCCCCTCGGTCAACGTGTCATTCAACCTGGCCAAGGGCACCGCGCTGGGCGACGCGGTGAAACTGGTCGAGGAAGCCCAGATCGAAATGGGCATGCCAACCACCATCACCGGCTCGTTCCGCGGCAGCGCGGAAGCGTTCCAGAGCTCGCTGGCCAGCCAGCCCTTCCTGATCCTCGCGGCATTGCTTGCCGTCTACATCATCCTGGGCGTGCTCTATGAAAGCTTCGTCCACCCGCTCACCATCCTGTCGACGCTGCCCTCCGCCGGTATCGGCGCCATCCTGTTCCTGTGGGTGATGGGCTTCGACTTCTCGATCATGGCCATGATCGGCCTCGTGCTGCTGATCGGCATCGTCAAGAAGAACGGCATCCTGATGATCGACTTCGCGCTCGATGCCCAGCGCACGCGCGGGCTGCCGCCGGAAGAGGCGATCAAGGAAGCCTGCCTCGTCCGCTTCCGTCCCATCATGATGACCTCCATCGCCGCCGCCATCGGCGCCGTGCCGCTGATGCTCGGTCTCGGCACCGGATCGGAACTGCGCCAGCCGCTCGGCATCGCGGTGATCGGCGGCCTGCTGGTCAGCCAGGCGCTGACCCTGTTCTCGACGCCGGTGATCTATCTCACCCTGGACCGGCTGTTCCATGGCGCCGACAAGCGCACGGACCCGACCATCGGCACACCGCAGAGTCTCACCCCATGA